Proteins found in one Triticum aestivum cultivar Chinese Spring chromosome 4D, IWGSC CS RefSeq v2.1, whole genome shotgun sequence genomic segment:
- the LOC123099519 gene encoding 1-aminocyclopropane-1-carboxylate synthase 1: MVNKVADEPQLLSKKAGCNTHGQDSSYFLGWEEYEKNPYHPTTNPGGIIQMGLAENQLSFDLVEEWLEKNPNALGLRRGAASVFRELALFQDYHGLPAFKNALARFMSEQRDFRVAFDPSNIVLTAGATSANEALMFCLADQGDAFLIPTPYYPGFDRDLKWRTGAEIVPVHCTSANGFRVTRSALDDAYRRAQKRRLRIKGVLITNPSNPLGTAVPRADLEMIVDFVAAKGIHLVSDEIYSGTAFSEPGFVSVLEVLAARAPLAADYALDDRVHVVYSLSKDLGLPGFRVGAIYSSNAAVVSAATKMSSFGLVSSQTQYLLAALLGDKDFTRRYLAENKRRIKERHDQLVDGLKEIGIACLESNAGLFCWVNMSHLMHARSFEGEMTLWKKVVFDVGLNISPGSSCHCSEPGWFRVCFANMSAKTLDVAMQRLGGFVQTSSCKAAPAALRRAAGPARSMSCPLAMNMKWALRLTPGFADRKAER, translated from the exons ATGGTGAACAAGGTCGCCGACGAGCCACAGCTGCTGTCCAAGAAGGCCGGATGCAACACCCACGGCCAGGACTCGTCCTACTTCCTGGGGTGGGAGGAGTATGAGAAAAACCCCTACCACCCCACCACCAACCCCGGCGGCATCATCCAGATGGGCCTCGCCGAGAACCAG CTGTCGTTCGACCTGGTGGAGGAGTGGCTGGAGAAGAACCCCAACGCGCTCGGGCTGCGCCGGGGAGCCGCGTCCGTCTTCCGCGAGCTCGCGCTCTTCCAGGACTACCACGGCCTCCCGGCCTTCAAAAAT GCATTGGCGCGGTTCATGTCAGAGCAGAGAGACTTCAGGGTGGCGTTCGACCCCAGCAACATCGTGCTCACCGCCGGCGCCACCTCGGCCAACGAGGCGCTCATGTTCTGCCTCGCCGACCAGGGCGACGCATTCCTCATCCCCACCCCGTACTACCCAGG GTTCGACCGTGACCTCAAGTGGCGCACCGGGGCCGAGATCGTGCCGGTGCACTGCACGAGCGCCAACGGCTTCCGGGTGACGCGCTCCGCCCTGGACGACGCGTACCGCCGCGCCCAGAAGCGCCGCCTGCGCATCAAGGGCGTGCTCATCACCAACCCCTCCAACCCGCTCGGCACCGCCGTCCCGCGCGCCGACCTCGAGatgatcgtcgacttcgtcgccgcCAAGGGCATCCACCTCGTCAGCGACGAGATATACTCCGGCACGGCATTCTCGGAGCCGGGCTTCGTCAGCGTCCTGGAGGTCCTGGCCGCGCGCGCCCCGCTCGCCGCCGACTACGCGCTGGACGACCGCGTCCACGTCGTGTACAGCCTCTCCAAGGACCTCGGCCTCCCGGGCTTCCGCGTCGGCGCCATCTACTCCTCCAACGCCGCCGTCGTCTCGGCGGCGACCAAGATGTCCAGCTTCGGGCTCGTCTCCTCCCAGACGCAGTACCTCCTCGCGGCCCTCCTCGGGGACAAGGACTTCACCCGCAGGTACCTCGCCGAGAACAAGAGGCGGATCAAGGAGCGGCACGACCAGCTGGTGGACGGCCTCAAGGAGATCGGCATTGCGTGCCTGGAGAGCAACGCGGGGCTCTTCTGCTGGGTGAACATGAGCCACCTGATGCACGCCCGGTCGTTCGAGGGGGAGATGACGCTGTGGAAGAAGGTGGTGTTCGACGTCGGGCTCAACATCTCGCCGGGGTCGTCGTGCCACTGCAGCGAGCCCGGGTGGTTCCGCGTCTGCTTCGCCAACATGTCCGCCAAGACGCTCGACGTCGCCATGCAGCGCCTGGGGGGGTTCGTCCAGACCAGCAGCTGCAAGGCCGCACCCGCCGCACTGCGCCGCGCCGCCGGCCCCGCCAGGAGCATGAGCTGCCCGCTCGCCATGAACATGAAGTGGGCGCTCCGGCTCACCCCGGGCTTCGCCGACAGGAAGGCCGAGCGGTAG